A single region of the Lotus japonicus ecotype B-129 chromosome 4, LjGifu_v1.2 genome encodes:
- the LOC130715474 gene encoding acetate--CoA ligase CCL3-like, with protein MAKDIDELPKNAANYTALTPLWFLERAAQVHPNRKSLIHGSRHYTWHQTYQRCRRFASALSNHSIGLGNTVAVIAPNIPALYEAHFGVPMAGAVLNPVNIRLNASTIAFLLGHCTAAVVIVDQEFFSLAEEAMKIWSEKAKTFKPPILIVIGDENCDPKALQYALDKGVIEYEDFLQSGDPEYAWKPPEDEWQSIALGYTSGTTASPKGVVLHHRGAYLMSLCGALVWGMTEGAVYLWTLPMFHCNGWCYTWTLPAIYGTNICLRQVTAKAVYEAIAKYKVTHFCAAPVVLNSIINAPPEDTILPLPHVVHVITAGAAPPPSVLSGMSQRGFRVTHTYGLSETYGPSVYCAWKPEWDSLPLETQARLHARQGVRYIVLEGLDVVNTKTIKPVPADGKTVGEIVMRGNAVMKGYLKNPEANEETFANGWFHSGDLAVKHPDGYIEIKDRSKDIIISGAENISSVEIENTLYSHPAILETSVVARPDERWGESPCAFVTLKPGVDASNEQRLVEDILKFCRAKMPAYWVPKSVVFGLLPKTATGKVQKHLLRAKAKEMGPVRTSKL; from the exons ATGGCGAAGGACATAGACGAGTTGCCGAAGAACGCAGCGAACTACACGGCGTTGACGCCGCTCTGGTTCTTAGAGAGAGCAGCTCAGGTGCATCCCAACAGAAAATCGCTCATCCATGGATCCCGTCACTACACGTGGCACCAGACTTACCAGCGTTGCCGTCGATTCGCCTCCGCTCTTTCCAACCACTCCATTGGCCTCGGAAACACC GTAGCTGTTATTGCACCCAACATTCCAGCACTTTATGAAGCTCATTTTGGGGTTCCAATGGCAGGGGCTGTATTGAACCCTGTTAACATCAGGCTCAATGCATCCACAATAGCTTTCCTTCTTGGTCATTGCACAGCAGCAGTAGTGATCGTAGACCAAGAGTTCTTTTCATTGGCAGAAGAAGCCATGAAAATATGGTCTGAGAAAGCCAAAACCTTCAAGCCTCCAATTCTAATTGTTATTGGTGATGAAAACTGCGACCCTAAGGCACTTCAATATGCTTTGGACAAAGGAGTCATTGAATATGAGGACTTTCTTCAAAGTGGTGACCCTGAATATGCATGGAAACCTCCAGAAGATGAGTGGCAGAGCATTGCTTTGGGTTACACGTCAG GTACCACTGCTAGTCCCAAGGGTGTGGTGTTGCATCACAGGGGAGCTTATTTGATGTCTTTGTGTGGAGCTCTTGTTTGGGGAATGACTGAAGGAGCTGTATATCTTTGGACACTACCCATGTTTCATTGCAATGGGTGGTGCTACACTTGGACACTTCCAGCCATCTATGGCACTAACATTTGCCTTCGCCAG GTAACAGCGAAGGCGGTGTATGAAGCCATTGCAAAATACAAAGTGACTCATTTTTGTGCAGCACCTGTGGTTCTTAACTCAATAATTAATGCCCCACCTGAGGATACCATTCTTCCTCTACCCCATGTGGTACATGTGATTACAGCTGGGGCTGCTCCTCCTCCTTCTGTTCTTTCTGGCATGTCGCAACGAGGATTTCGCGTCACGCACACTTACGGTCTCTCAGAAACTTATGGCCCTTCAGTCTATTGCGCCTGGAAACCCGAGTGGGACTCGCTTCCCCTTGAAACTCAAGCCCGGCTCCACGCAAGGCAAGGGGTTCGGTACATTGTCTTGGAAGGCCTTGACGTTGTGAACACAAAAACCATTAAACCTGTTCCTGCTGATGGTAAAACTGTTGGTGAGATTGTGATGCGGGGTAATGCTGTGATGAAAGGATACCTAAAGAACCCGGAAGCTAATGAAGAGACCTTTGCAAATGGATGGTTTCACTCCGGGGATCTTGCTGTGAAGCATCCAGATGGATATATAGAAATCAAAGACAGATCAAAGGACATCATAATCTCAGGTGCCGAAAACATCAGCAGTGTGGAGATAGAGAATACTCTGTACTCACATCCTGCGATACTGGAGACATCAGTGGTTGCAAGGCCAGATGAGAGATGGGGTGAGTCTCCCTGTGCTTTTGTGACATTAAAACCAGGAGTGGATGCTAGTAATGAGCAGCGTCTAGTTGAGGATATACTCAAGTTTTGCAGGGCCAAGATGCCAGCTTATTGGGTCCCAAAATCAGTAGTATTTGGACTGTTACCTAAGACCGCTACAGGGAAGGTGCAGAAGCATTTGCTGAGGGCCAAGGCAAAAGAGATGGGACCTGTTAGGACGAGCAAGTTGTGA
- the LOC130715477 gene encoding uncharacterized protein LOC130715477: MIINTLQLEATSQFRKLFSIGNLKRFTFNRYSLKGFCGLASLFSSLPPLPMSMAIFHHHLLLLFFIFLFHYSIIVVKKTQPLSSSSSSSFFFLFQFPPFSSELRIEEPHFHKCTPSMVNGVCSVDNNLQLEATEQFCKLLSIEKNVASEAKQSRCGLCHVIGSGLN, from the exons atgataattaatacTCTGCAACTGGAAGCCACCTCGCAGTTCCGCAAGCTTTTTTCAATTGGTAACCTTAAACGATTCACTTTTAATCGCTATTCTCTAAAGGGTTTTTGTGGCTtagcttctctcttctcttctcttccacCTTTGCCTATGTCCATGGCGATTTTCcatcaccatcttcttcttcttttcttcatctttctATTTCATTATTCCATCATCGTAGTTAAAAAAACCCAAcccttatcatcatcatcatcatcctcgttcttcttccttttccaaTTTCCACCCTTCAGCTCAGAACTCAGGATAGAAGAACCCCACTTCCACAAGTGTACTCCTTCAATGGTTAATGGGGTCTGCTCGGTTGATAATAATCTGCAGCTGGAAGCCACTGAGCAGTTCTGCAAGCTTCTTTCAATAG AGAAGAATGTAGCAAGTGAAGCAAAGCAGAGCAGATGTGGTTTGTGTCATGTTATAGGTTCAGGATTGAATTGA
- the LOC130715475 gene encoding (S)-8-oxocitronellyl enol synthase CYC2-like encodes MEHQVPVALVVGVTGITGLSLAQALKQPHCLGGGPWKVYGAARRPPPNWFPLSTVDNFITFNAVNSTDTLGKLSPIAGEVTHLFWVTFQFLGDEEANIAVNKAMLQNVLTALTSTPSSRLTHVTVQTGTKHYMGPIHDPGNKSIVLNGHAPPFHEDMPRLPYPNFYYALEDLVASHAPSLSYSVHRATIIIGASARSAMNALMILSTYAAPPPPVAVPLPGSRYTWEHFCDMIDARVLAEQHVWAAVTERGKNQAFNCTNGDVFTWKSVWRVLSEVFDVGFVELDESDEFDLVELMCDKGAVWDEIVEKHGLEKTKLEEIACFEAIMPVLRFGFQHVSSMSKSRECGFFGHADTFKSIRFWVGKLREMKLIPSYEYVAKANGYH; translated from the coding sequence ATGGAGCACCAAGTTCCCGTAGCACTTGTAGTTGGAGTCACCGGGATAACTGGGCTAAGCCTGGCCCAAGCCTTGAAGCAGCCCCACTGCCTCGGCGGCGGCCCATGGAAAGTTTACGGTGCTGCTCGGCGACCACCTCCGAACTGGTTCCCTCTTTCCACCGTCGACAACTTCATTACCTTCAACGCCGTCAACTCCACCGACACGCTCGGCAAGCTCTCCCCCATTGCCGGCGAGGTCACGCATCTCTTCTGGGTCACCTTCCAGTTCCTCGGCGACGAAGAAGCCAACATCGCCGTCAACAAAGCCATGCTCCAAAACGTCCTCACTGCACTCACGTCCACTCCCTCTTCCCGCCTCACCCACGTCACGGTCCAGACCGGAACCAAGCACTACATGGGCCCAATCCATGACCCGGGCAACAAGTCCATTGTACTCAACGGCCACGCGCCACCGTTCCACGAGGACATGCCTCGGTTACCCTATCCAAACTTCTACTACGCGCTGGAGGATCTGGTTGCGTCACACGCGCCGTCGTTGTCGTACTCGGTTCACCGGGCAACCATTATAATAGGCGCGTCGGCAAGGAGCGCAATGAACGCGCTCATGATTTTGTCGACGTACGCCGCGCCGCCACCTCCGGTTGCCGTTCCGTTACCTGGGAGCAGGTACACGTGGGAGCATTTCTGCGACATGATCGACGCGCGCGTGTTGGCTGAGCAGCACGTGTGGGCGGCGGTTACAGAGCGCGGGAAGAATCAGGCGTTTAACTGCACAAACGGCGACGTTTTCACGTGGAAGAGCGTGTGGAGGGTTCTGAGTGAGGTTTTCGATGTGGGGTTTGTGGAGTTGGATGAGAGTGATGAGTTTGATTTGGTGGAGTTGATGTGTGACAAGGGTGCTGTTTGGGATGAAATTGTGGAGAAACATGGCCTTGAGAAAACCAAATTGGAGGAGATAGCGTGCTTTGAAGCGATCATGCCGGTGCTGCGGTTCGGGTTTCAACATGTGTCTAGCATGAGCAAGAGCAGGGAGTGTGGGTTCTTTGGGCATGCTGATACGTTCAAGAGTATCAGATTCTGGGTGGGGAAGCTGAGAGAGATGAAACTCATACCCTCCTACGAATATGTGGCTAAGGCTAATGGCTACCACTGA